From a single Bacillus gobiensis genomic region:
- a CDS encoding MFS transporter produces MRHHPLGHTRWLISGLLSSMVVLNYLDRVAISVAAPAIQESFHLNGTELGIVFSIYTYSYTLMQIPVGSLLDRFGVAWVTRLGMIVWSFLTVLMAFLQGKLILYIVRFLIGISSASAFPAASKATAAWFPPSERGLANSLFDSAAKFSNVLGAPLVAVLVTRFDWRIAFLTIGIINVLFTLLFWLYYENPDRHKRISKNELHYIQKHNTIPSENATHGMTLLLSTLFRNRKVWGLMIGFTGYGYTFNLLLTWMPTFFKDRFGMDIMSSGLLTAVPWLISTISGIAVGGWLVDSLLKKGYQATKVYHTIIIIGMCLGFVFLGAILTDQVAIAIICISIGLAGISATAPIGWSIAAEIAPAGSVSLLSSMVNLANNLFGGIIAVALTGYLLDATGSFTMSFIVAGIVLLVGLFFYIYVLGDIERIQIPGRKPKRGR; encoded by the coding sequence ATGAGGCATCATCCATTAGGACATACAAGGTGGTTAATTTCAGGCTTACTTAGCAGTATGGTTGTTCTAAATTACTTAGACAGGGTTGCGATATCAGTTGCAGCGCCCGCCATTCAAGAATCCTTTCATTTAAACGGCACAGAGTTAGGGATTGTTTTCTCAATTTATACATACTCCTACACTTTGATGCAGATTCCTGTTGGCAGTTTATTGGACAGGTTTGGGGTCGCTTGGGTTACACGGCTCGGGATGATCGTTTGGAGTTTTCTAACGGTTTTAATGGCTTTTTTGCAAGGGAAACTGATTTTGTATATTGTTCGCTTTCTCATCGGAATCTCCAGCGCTTCTGCTTTCCCGGCAGCCTCTAAAGCCACGGCTGCATGGTTCCCCCCGAGTGAACGTGGATTGGCTAATTCATTATTCGATTCAGCCGCAAAATTTTCAAATGTGTTAGGAGCACCTTTGGTTGCTGTTCTTGTTACAAGGTTTGATTGGCGAATTGCATTTTTGACGATAGGTATTATCAATGTTTTATTCACGCTTTTGTTTTGGCTTTATTATGAAAATCCTGACCGGCACAAACGGATCTCAAAAAATGAGCTCCATTATATTCAAAAACATAATACAATTCCTAGTGAAAATGCGACTCACGGGATGACTTTGCTTCTTTCCACTTTATTTCGAAATAGAAAAGTCTGGGGTCTCATGATCGGGTTTACGGGATACGGTTATACCTTTAACCTGCTCTTAACTTGGATGCCGACTTTTTTTAAGGATCGTTTCGGCATGGATATTATGTCGTCAGGATTGCTTACTGCAGTTCCTTGGTTGATTTCGACGATTTCCGGGATTGCGGTCGGCGGATGGCTCGTTGATTCCCTATTAAAAAAAGGGTATCAAGCGACAAAAGTGTACCATACCATTATCATCATCGGCATGTGCTTAGGATTTGTTTTTTTGGGAGCGATTCTAACCGATCAAGTCGCGATTGCAATTATCTGCATCTCTATCGGATTGGCAGGAATCTCTGCTACCGCGCCAATCGGCTGGTCTATCGCAGCAGAAATCGCTCCTGCAGGATCTGTTTCACTTCTCAGCTCAATGGTTAATCTGGCAAATAATTTGTTCGGCGGAATTATTGCCGTTGCTTTAACTGGCTATCTTTTGGATGCTACAGGTTCCTTTACGATGAGTTTCATCGTCGCAGGAATCGTCTTATTAGTAGGTTTGTTTTTCTATATTTATGTTCTCGGTGATATCGAACGGATTCAAATTCCGGGTAGAAAGCCAAAAAGGGGCCGCTGA
- a CDS encoding YolD-like family protein produces MSEHLRRGNMLWEGSRMFLPEHKEALLQRKQMQKKKIRPALDFDQLEEMDRILHEAMEFAKPIQVTYFQEGDLHICEGRICRLEMLSKKLWITDASSDIQPPIHLENVTDLKIL; encoded by the coding sequence ATGAGCGAGCATTTAAGAAGAGGCAATATGCTTTGGGAGGGAAGCCGAATGTTTTTGCCGGAGCATAAAGAAGCGCTTTTGCAACGAAAACAAATGCAAAAGAAAAAGATCCGGCCGGCTCTCGATTTCGATCAGCTCGAGGAAATGGATCGCATCCTTCATGAGGCGATGGAGTTTGCCAAGCCGATTCAAGTCACTTATTTTCAGGAAGGAGATCTGCACATATGCGAGGGAAGAATTTGCCGGCTTGAAATGCTATCGAAAAAATTATGGATCACAGATGCTTCAAGTGATATCCAGCCGCCCATTCATCTTGAGAATGTGACAGACCTTAAGATTCTTTAA
- a CDS encoding DNA polymerase IV, with amino-acid sequence MQSFYASVEKAEHPHLKKHPVIVSGDPERRSGVVLAACPIAKKKGVENASRLWEAVQKCPEAIVLRPRMQRYIDVSLQITEILEQYTDLVEPYSIDEQFMDVTGSLKLFGQPEEIARNVQDRIMREIGVYARVGIGENKVLAKIACDNFAKKNENGIFRLHDQNLQTHMWPLPVGKMFGVGGRMRNHLNRMGISTIGNLAHFPLELLKKRWGIVGHVLWMTANGIDYSPVTKTSLNGQKAIGHGMTLPKDYVDFEKEIKVILLELSEEVCKRSRHVGVTGQTVTVSCRGADFDFPTGFHRQMKLPEPTNHTADVFRAVSELFLKFWDRQPVRRLGVSLTQLSTDSMLQLNLFDDLLKKRSLGYVMDEIKTRFGETAVIRAVSKTAAGQAHERAAKIGGHYK; translated from the coding sequence ATGCAATCCTTTTATGCCTCTGTTGAAAAAGCAGAGCACCCCCATTTAAAAAAGCATCCTGTGATTGTATCGGGGGATCCGGAAAGGAGAAGCGGAGTCGTACTCGCAGCTTGTCCGATTGCCAAAAAGAAAGGGGTAGAAAATGCCTCCAGGCTTTGGGAAGCTGTGCAAAAATGTCCTGAAGCCATTGTGTTAAGGCCCCGAATGCAGCGGTATATTGATGTGTCCTTGCAGATTACAGAGATTCTTGAGCAATATACAGATCTTGTCGAGCCGTATTCGATTGATGAACAGTTTATGGATGTGACAGGAAGCTTGAAGCTCTTCGGACAACCGGAAGAAATCGCAAGGAATGTCCAGGATCGAATTATGAGGGAAATCGGCGTATATGCCCGAGTCGGGATCGGAGAAAATAAAGTGCTGGCGAAGATCGCGTGTGACAATTTCGCGAAAAAAAACGAAAATGGCATTTTTCGATTGCATGATCAAAACCTGCAGACCCACATGTGGCCTCTGCCTGTAGGAAAAATGTTCGGTGTGGGAGGAAGGATGAGGAATCATCTCAACCGGATGGGAATCAGCACAATCGGAAACCTTGCCCATTTTCCGCTGGAGCTTTTAAAGAAAAGATGGGGTATCGTCGGCCATGTGCTTTGGATGACGGCAAACGGCATTGACTATTCGCCTGTTACGAAAACGTCATTAAACGGACAAAAAGCAATCGGGCACGGAATGACCCTGCCAAAGGATTACGTGGACTTTGAGAAGGAAATTAAAGTGATACTCCTTGAACTAAGCGAAGAAGTGTGCAAAAGAAGCCGGCATGTTGGAGTCACGGGACAGACTGTAACCGTCAGCTGCCGCGGCGCCGACTTTGATTTCCCGACCGGTTTTCATCGCCAAATGAAGCTGCCGGAGCCTACAAATCATACGGCAGATGTGTTTCGAGCCGTCTCCGAGCTCTTTTTAAAATTTTGGGACCGGCAGCCCGTGCGGCGGCTGGGGGTCAGTCTTACCCAGCTTTCAACGGATAGCATGCTGCAGCTTAATTTGTTTGATGATTTGCTGAAAAAGAGAAGCCTCGGTTATGTGATGGATGAGATAAAAACCCGATTTGGCGAGACAGCTGTCATCAGAGCGGTTTCAAAAACAGCTGCGGGGCAAGCCCATGAACGCGCCGCTAAAATAGGAGGGCATTATAAATGA
- a CDS encoding protein kinase domain-containing protein — MRFLKTLTRWIYDRPLEEGTIVANTYQIKKLIGMGSYGIAYLSFDLPENRLCVIKQLRPSKALFKRERKRFATEVELMKRLRHPLMPRYLGDFPFKGHSFYAMTYIEGENLEELLFSKKERFNEKEALMLVRDIAEIVNYLHSQHIFHSDLRIPNIVVTKDQVYLIDFGLAIHQSNNAQTEDDLKLRQDDYYDLGDLLLFLLYSDYTQKSKKALPWTEELVLRVETKVLLKRLLGIEEQFVNGQQVQQAIHRAIRQQK; from the coding sequence ATGAGATTTTTGAAAACATTAACCCGGTGGATATATGATCGGCCGCTAGAGGAAGGCACGATTGTAGCAAATACGTATCAAATCAAAAAATTGATCGGAATGGGCAGCTACGGCATCGCTTATCTTTCTTTTGATCTGCCTGAAAATAGACTGTGCGTCATCAAACAGCTTCGACCAAGCAAAGCCCTTTTCAAAAGGGAGCGAAAGCGGTTTGCTACGGAAGTCGAATTGATGAAACGGCTGCGTCACCCGCTAATGCCGCGTTATCTTGGCGATTTTCCCTTTAAGGGGCATTCTTTCTATGCGATGACGTATATCGAAGGTGAAAACCTGGAGGAGCTGCTGTTTTCTAAAAAGGAACGATTTAACGAAAAAGAGGCGCTTATGCTTGTTCGTGACATCGCGGAAATTGTTAATTACCTTCACAGCCAGCACATTTTTCACAGCGATTTGCGGATTCCCAACATTGTAGTAACGAAGGATCAGGTATACCTGATTGATTTTGGTCTGGCGATTCACCAGTCAAACAATGCCCAGACAGAAGATGACTTAAAGCTCAGGCAGGATGACTACTACGATCTGGGTGATCTGCTTCTGTTTTTGCTTTATTCAGATTACACACAAAAAAGTAAAAAAGCCCTTCCTTGGACAGAAGAGCTTGTCTTGCGAGTGGAAACAAAAGTGTTGTTAAAGCGGCTGCTCGGAATTGAAGAACAGTTTGTTAATGGACAACAGGTCCAGCAAGCCATTCATCGGGCGATAAGGCAGCAAAAGTGA
- a CDS encoding LacI family DNA-binding transcriptional regulator, translating to MATIKDVAERAGVSKGTVSNVFSGKRPISNDVRERVLKAARELNYRANYLARSLAVQETKIISLSMVRGSNKFSPFHLSLLNGVLNECTEHGYRLLVNKLLDETAEKQEFAAADPIDGEIILDPSESDLRIHERLKQEIPFVLIGKPADNFETAISYVDNDNQQIAFQITCHLLELGHKDILFVNSGKERTVSKEREKGYKKALEDHALTFRQGMVKYKIKNLSSQEFAYETMMDMFQSHEPLTAVITDSDQMALGVYQAARDSGITIPKDLSVISFSNDVAYLDHFTPSLSFVNLHSELLGKEAARALLDLLGAKDRVVKRMIVPATFVEQGSCEKPAALLKIEEET from the coding sequence ATGGCAACAATCAAAGATGTAGCAGAACGCGCAGGCGTTTCAAAAGGAACTGTGTCCAATGTTTTCAGTGGGAAAAGACCAATCAGCAATGATGTGCGTGAACGGGTTTTAAAAGCGGCAAGAGAACTGAACTACAGAGCAAATTATTTGGCACGCAGCTTAGCCGTACAGGAAACAAAAATTATCAGTCTGAGTATGGTACGAGGCAGCAACAAATTCAGCCCCTTTCACCTTTCTTTATTAAATGGGGTTTTGAACGAATGCACCGAGCATGGATATCGCCTATTGGTCAACAAGCTGCTTGACGAAACAGCCGAAAAGCAAGAGTTTGCGGCTGCCGATCCGATAGACGGAGAAATTATTTTAGATCCTTCAGAAAGTGATTTGCGTATCCATGAACGCTTAAAACAAGAGATCCCCTTTGTGCTCATCGGCAAGCCTGCGGATAATTTCGAAACAGCGATTTCATATGTAGACAACGATAATCAACAGATCGCCTTTCAAATCACCTGTCATCTTCTCGAATTAGGGCATAAAGACATTTTGTTTGTAAACTCAGGCAAAGAACGGACCGTCAGTAAAGAAAGAGAAAAAGGCTACAAAAAAGCGCTGGAAGACCATGCGCTCACTTTTCGCCAGGGCATGGTTAAATACAAAATAAAAAATCTTTCTTCTCAAGAATTTGCTTATGAAACTATGATGGATATGTTTCAATCACATGAACCCTTGACCGCTGTCATTACCGACTCAGATCAAATGGCATTGGGCGTTTATCAAGCGGCAAGAGATTCAGGGATCACTATTCCTAAAGATTTATCTGTTATTTCTTTTAGCAATGACGTTGCTTACCTTGATCACTTTACACCTTCTCTAAGCTTTGTCAATTTACATTCAGAATTACTAGGAAAAGAAGCGGCAAGAGCTTTGCTCGATCTGTTAGGAGCAAAGGATAGAGTCGTAAAACGGATGATTGTACCCGCCACATTTGTCGAACAGGGATCGTGTGAAAAACCGGCAGCACTTTTAAAAATCGAGGAGGAAACTTAA
- a CDS encoding extracellular solute-binding protein: MYPKSIVILALIALLLSACSNEANNETGAEGSENKKVRMLTTVVGGKDDAEQKLFVEEIEKKTGLEVEMVKPPSDYDQKLLTSISSGEQYDLIYLTKNLMDVLVDQGALKQINEQIDGSKILSDKAVIPDEEWNQITYDDGAVYGVFNKLEGGTMPIIRQDWLKKLKLEQPKTLDEYYTVLQAFTKQDPDGNGKDDTYGLSTAGLYDLQPFFSATGVKYKYVIDKDGKRTIPYSTEAAVPVFEWLNKLYKEGILDPNFVTNDTSKMRELFLTDRVGVVTYWDAWVGLFNNMAKKEKPDTSFEAKGITGAEGPEGFMLRRGDPSLFAIPANAQNVEGAMKFLEFWHSEEGNLLSTLGIEGHDYTVENDKYKLTDKGEEHGMDHGVVTPNNSHFKNPIGLLPGMEEAREVVMSNNSTLEISTGDWPEAEKIVTKYAFSAITGDMPAGDAVKTMHDELLSAGLIDQ; the protein is encoded by the coding sequence TTGTACCCTAAATCAATAGTCATCCTGGCCTTAATTGCCCTTTTGCTTAGCGCTTGTTCGAATGAAGCGAACAATGAGACGGGTGCCGAAGGCTCTGAAAACAAAAAGGTAAGAATGCTGACCACGGTTGTCGGCGGCAAGGATGATGCCGAGCAAAAACTATTTGTCGAAGAAATTGAAAAAAAGACAGGATTGGAAGTCGAAATGGTGAAACCCCCATCCGATTATGATCAAAAACTGTTAACATCTATTTCTTCAGGAGAACAATATGATCTTATTTATTTAACTAAAAATTTGATGGATGTGCTCGTCGACCAAGGAGCTTTAAAACAGATAAATGAACAAATCGATGGTTCAAAGATACTGTCAGATAAGGCTGTCATCCCTGATGAAGAGTGGAATCAGATTACATATGATGATGGTGCTGTATACGGAGTATTTAACAAGCTGGAAGGCGGAACAATGCCGATTATCCGCCAGGACTGGCTGAAGAAGCTAAAACTAGAACAGCCGAAGACATTGGATGAGTATTATACGGTTTTACAAGCATTTACCAAACAAGATCCGGATGGAAACGGAAAAGATGACACATATGGTTTATCAACTGCCGGCTTGTATGACCTGCAGCCATTCTTCAGTGCAACAGGCGTCAAATACAAATATGTCATCGACAAAGACGGAAAACGGACGATTCCTTATTCTACAGAAGCGGCTGTACCAGTATTTGAATGGCTGAACAAGCTGTATAAAGAAGGTATCTTGGATCCTAATTTTGTGACGAACGATACGTCAAAAATGCGGGAACTATTTTTAACGGACCGTGTCGGTGTCGTTACGTATTGGGACGCATGGGTCGGTTTGTTTAACAATATGGCTAAAAAAGAAAAACCAGACACTTCCTTTGAAGCGAAGGGTATAACAGGTGCAGAAGGTCCTGAAGGATTTATGCTGAGACGCGGGGATCCAAGCCTTTTCGCCATTCCTGCCAATGCCCAAAACGTCGAAGGCGCGATGAAATTTCTTGAATTCTGGCATTCTGAAGAAGGCAACCTGTTAAGCACACTGGGTATTGAAGGCCACGATTATACCGTAGAAAACGACAAATATAAATTAACAGATAAGGGAGAAGAACACGGGATGGATCATGGTGTTGTTACCCCAAACAACAGTCACTTTAAAAATCCAATCGGCCTGCTGCCGGGAATGGAAGAAGCGAGAGAAGTCGTAATGAGCAATAACTCGACATTAGAAATCTCTACAGGAGACTGGCCGGAAGCAGAGAAAATTGTAACAAAGTATGCATTCAGTGCGATTACAGGCGACATGCCGGCTGGCGATGCAGTGAAAACGATGCATGATGAATTGCTTTCCGCCGGCTTAATTGATCAATAA
- a CDS encoding ABC transporter permease subunit produces the protein MKLIQKHFSLYLMFVPILLYFCIFNFYPLISGFMMSLQKFRLIGDRPFVGLANYNTVLNDPAFWQSLTNTLWIGGGILLLGFVAPIITALALNEVLHIVFKRFIQTVIYIPHLFSWVVVGGIWIFILSPDGGLVNSILTLLGKEEITFLTNKDYARPIIILSAVWKDMGYNCIIYLAAITAINPTLYEAARIDGANRMQEIRHITLPQLIPTMKIVFLLNLMGVLRIFDQIFVMRNPAIAGQVDVLMTYVYEKGILNFNMGVASAASFLVIAATLVLVFITRKVTKYDLE, from the coding sequence TTGAAACTGATACAGAAGCATTTCAGCTTATATTTAATGTTTGTGCCAATATTGCTTTATTTTTGTATTTTTAATTTCTATCCATTAATCAGCGGATTTATGATGAGCCTGCAAAAATTCCGGCTGATCGGCGACCGGCCGTTTGTCGGGCTTGCTAACTACAATACCGTTTTGAATGATCCCGCTTTTTGGCAATCTCTTACGAACACTCTTTGGATTGGCGGCGGCATTTTATTGTTGGGATTTGTTGCGCCTATCATTACAGCGCTCGCTCTGAACGAAGTATTGCATATCGTTTTCAAACGATTTATCCAAACGGTCATTTACATCCCGCACTTGTTTTCATGGGTTGTTGTCGGAGGGATATGGATTTTTATATTGTCGCCCGACGGAGGACTTGTCAATTCAATCCTTACGTTACTCGGAAAGGAAGAAATCACCTTTCTGACAAACAAAGATTATGCAAGGCCCATCATCATACTCTCCGCTGTATGGAAGGATATGGGTTATAACTGCATTATTTATTTAGCAGCCATTACTGCGATCAACCCGACACTGTATGAAGCCGCTCGAATAGACGGAGCAAACCGGATGCAGGAAATTCGGCATATCACCCTGCCGCAGCTGATCCCGACGATGAAGATCGTTTTTTTATTGAATTTAATGGGGGTATTGCGGATTTTTGACCAAATTTTTGTCATGAGAAATCCAGCGATTGCCGGCCAGGTTGACGTATTGATGACGTATGTGTATGAAAAAGGGATTTTAAACTTTAATATGGGCGTCGCCTCTGCCGCTTCCTTTCTGGTGATTGCCGCAACCCTTGTTTTAGTGTTTATTACCAGAAAAGTTACGAAATACGATTTGGAGTGA
- a CDS encoding carbohydrate ABC transporter permease yields MNQRKIGEQQGSVLVRWGIYLFLNVLVITMILPILNSFVVSFSSNVASMQTGLKLWPSEWSLEGYQTVWTKMELWLPFVNNSIVTVAGTIIHVFLASMAGYMLIQKGLPGKKFMVTFIMLTMVVPSETIMIPLYIVNKDLGLLNTLSSLVLSGLVSGFSILLMRNFFLSVPDSIAESARIDGAGDFFIFWKLYLPIAKPGLMTVLLFEFVSRWNHFTSALLYINDPDKYTLQIALQALVIGSDSTSTSTFFTPNVRMAGIMIALIPLLVIYPFVQKYFVKGISLGSTKE; encoded by the coding sequence ATGAATCAGCGAAAAATAGGAGAACAACAGGGATCGGTTCTTGTCCGTTGGGGAATTTACTTATTTCTTAATGTATTAGTTATCACTATGATTTTACCGATTTTGAACAGCTTTGTCGTTTCCTTTAGTTCCAATGTCGCTTCCATGCAAACTGGTTTAAAGCTTTGGCCGTCGGAATGGAGTCTTGAAGGCTATCAAACCGTGTGGACAAAAATGGAACTGTGGCTTCCGTTTGTCAACAATTCAATTGTTACTGTAGCAGGCACAATCATCCACGTGTTTTTGGCTTCAATGGCTGGTTACATGCTAATTCAAAAAGGACTGCCTGGAAAAAAATTTATGGTTACTTTCATTATGCTGACGATGGTTGTGCCTTCTGAAACAATCATGATTCCATTGTATATCGTCAATAAAGATCTCGGCCTGCTAAACACCCTTTCCTCGCTTGTTTTATCAGGATTGGTATCAGGTTTTTCTATTTTATTGATGCGCAATTTCTTTTTATCTGTCCCGGACAGCATCGCAGAATCAGCGCGCATCGATGGTGCAGGAGATTTTTTTATCTTCTGGAAGCTTTATTTGCCGATTGCCAAACCCGGATTGATGACCGTACTGCTGTTTGAATTTGTAAGCAGATGGAATCACTTTACCTCTGCTCTCCTTTATATTAATGATCCCGACAAATATACACTGCAAATTGCTTTGCAGGCGCTGGTCATTGGATCGGATTCAACATCTACAAGCACATTTTTCACACCGAATGTACGGATGGCAGGAATCATGATTGCTTTGATTCCGTTGCTGGTGATTTATCCGTTCGTCCAAAAATATTTTGTTAAAGGAATTTCATTAGGATCCACAAAAGAATAA
- a CDS encoding CehA/McbA family metallohydrolase — protein MEQLLTLTRLITKSEERNYIEIPFAIENDLSRLMVKYEVISQGSDPCVVDLGVRDQSRVRGWSGGARSEFYIGIDQATPGYTPGDLKAGEWAILLGAYRIAKEGCIVKLTIISEEKPLLQKSWLKGDLHLHTIHSDGSYLVRENVQIAAQHGLDIIGAMDHNVTSQNAEYESFGDILSIPGMELTTYEGHCNLFGVKEPVLDFRAQTTNEMKSKLQEAKEKGALISINHPFDDGCPWNYGFDLEFDAVEVWNGPWRECNEKAVQWWHEQLVRGMRIPAVGGSDTHRPDPYVRQGYPTTRIYAEKSVAGILSAIQAGNVTLSYSPDGPAIELRADQAIAGDLCKPEQEVSVSISGLEKGDEIKIISNREIEYTLVVESGQSTFHYLWQHVKERFFYRIEVWRTFPAFGKKGMAALSNPIYFPRETI, from the coding sequence TTGGAACAGCTGCTTACACTAACTCGATTGATCACAAAAAGCGAAGAAAGAAACTATATCGAAATCCCTTTTGCGATAGAAAACGATTTGTCCCGGCTAATGGTAAAATATGAAGTTATCAGTCAAGGATCAGATCCCTGCGTCGTCGATTTGGGAGTGAGAGACCAAAGCCGAGTCAGAGGTTGGAGCGGCGGCGCTCGAAGCGAGTTTTATATCGGGATTGATCAGGCAACCCCGGGCTATACACCAGGGGACTTGAAAGCTGGAGAATGGGCGATTCTGTTAGGTGCCTACAGAATCGCCAAAGAAGGCTGCATTGTTAAGCTGACGATTATTTCCGAAGAAAAACCTTTATTGCAGAAATCTTGGCTGAAAGGTGATCTACACCTGCATACGATCCACAGCGACGGATCTTATCTGGTCAGGGAAAATGTTCAAATCGCCGCCCAGCACGGGTTAGATATTATTGGCGCCATGGACCACAATGTGACAAGCCAAAATGCAGAGTATGAAAGTTTCGGTGACATTCTTAGTATTCCAGGCATGGAGCTGACAACCTACGAAGGACATTGCAATTTATTCGGTGTTAAGGAACCTGTTCTCGATTTCCGTGCCCAAACAACGAATGAGATGAAGAGCAAGCTACAAGAAGCGAAAGAAAAGGGGGCACTTATATCGATCAACCACCCTTTTGACGACGGCTGTCCTTGGAATTACGGCTTCGATTTGGAATTTGATGCGGTAGAAGTGTGGAACGGTCCATGGCGGGAATGCAACGAAAAGGCAGTTCAGTGGTGGCATGAACAGCTTGTAAGAGGAATGAGGATACCAGCAGTCGGAGGAAGTGATACTCACCGTCCGGATCCGTATGTCCGGCAAGGCTATCCAACGACCCGTATTTATGCAGAAAAATCAGTAGCAGGAATTCTGTCAGCGATTCAAGCAGGGAACGTCACGTTGTCTTATTCACCTGATGGCCCCGCTATTGAGCTGAGAGCTGATCAAGCGATAGCAGGCGATCTTTGCAAGCCGGAGCAAGAAGTATCCGTAAGCATATCCGGACTTGAAAAAGGTGACGAGATTAAAATTATTTCGAATAGGGAAATTGAGTATACACTTGTGGTTGAATCCGGGCAATCAACCTTTCACTACTTATGGCAGCACGTAAAAGAAAGGTTCTTTTACCGGATTGAAGTGTGGAGAACGTTTCCTGCATTCGGCAAGAAAGGAATGGCCGCTTTAAGCAATCCGATTTATTTTCCACGAGAAACCATCTGA
- a CDS encoding MFS transporter: MAKVSREQPNTTVFPAYTKNFLVILCLSGIASSLSTIFVNVYLYKISLTIFEVVLFNFFSYLIWAPAFVVSGMISKKIERKFSLIIGSIFQLVFYFRVLHLGTESVNHVIELATLFGIGSGFFWLSVNTLTVDYTTKQNRKWFNSVNGICTSLTQMIGPLLGGWIVEFLPSLIGYQIIFSFSLFFFAIAIALAFFLPNFGEKSCFQWKSVVKIHIDKEWRYLAYSFTCLAFRDGVISFVISLWVFIVTGSERVLGNFAFMTTALSIVTYYMIGKFSNEKQKWPLIILGNVLLSLSFVVLSFDVNLFSLIVYGLVSAICIPMFTVPFDTLSLNSVSKFDQQGRLRIEMVVAREMALSVGRIVSVGALAFIYGFSAHPAKIIPWFLILLIIVGSMCIVFLKRYKYTL; encoded by the coding sequence TTGGCAAAAGTATCGCGTGAACAGCCAAACACAACTGTGTTCCCTGCATACACAAAAAATTTTCTTGTCATTTTATGCTTAAGCGGAATTGCCAGTAGTTTATCAACTATTTTTGTGAATGTATATTTGTATAAAATTTCCCTTACCATATTCGAAGTCGTTTTATTTAATTTTTTTTCCTATCTCATATGGGCACCTGCTTTTGTTGTCTCAGGAATGATCAGTAAAAAAATCGAACGGAAATTTTCTCTGATTATCGGCAGTATTTTTCAGCTTGTTTTTTACTTTCGTGTACTTCATCTCGGAACGGAATCCGTCAACCACGTAATTGAATTGGCGACGCTGTTTGGTATCGGTTCAGGATTTTTCTGGTTGTCGGTAAACACATTGACAGTCGATTATACAACAAAACAAAACCGCAAATGGTTTAATTCTGTTAACGGAATTTGTACGTCTTTGACCCAAATGATCGGCCCATTGCTCGGCGGATGGATCGTTGAGTTTCTGCCCAGCTTAATCGGCTATCAAATCATTTTCAGTTTCTCTCTTTTTTTCTTTGCCATTGCGATAGCACTTGCTTTTTTTCTGCCGAATTTCGGGGAAAAAAGCTGTTTTCAGTGGAAATCCGTGGTAAAGATTCATATCGACAAGGAATGGCGATATCTTGCTTACTCCTTTACATGCCTTGCATTTCGGGACGGCGTCATTTCTTTTGTGATTTCTCTTTGGGTATTTATCGTCACGGGCAGTGAGAGAGTACTTGGCAATTTTGCTTTTATGACCACGGCCTTGTCCATTGTTACTTATTATATGATCGGCAAATTCAGCAATGAAAAACAAAAATGGCCGCTGATTATTTTGGGAAATGTGCTGTTAAGTCTGTCATTTGTCGTGTTGTCATTCGATGTCAACCTTTTCTCACTAATCGTATACGGGCTTGTCTCTGCCATTTGTATTCCAATGTTCACTGTTCCTTTTGATACGTTATCATTAAACTCGGTTTCAAAGTTTGACCAACAAGGCAGGCTGAGGATCGAAATGGTAGTTGCCCGGGAAATGGCACTTAGTGTGGGAAGAATCGTGAGTGTCGGAGCATTAGCTTTCATCTATGGCTTCAGTGCTCATCCGGCAAAAATTATTCCTTGGTTTTTAATTCTGCTTATTATCGTCGGAAGCATGTGCATTGTGTTTCTAAAAAGATATAAATATACGTTATAA
- a CDS encoding spore germination protein — protein MERSTFPLLSTIGMVNWFDFIQRLDVIVVFTLLLTVFFKAIIYFYCAAIGMANLFKLNFRLVVFPTGVILLVLSMVIASNFVEHSEEARYFIPYYLHSTFLISLPLLMLLVVLVRSRLMNKTN, from the coding sequence GTGGAGAGATCTACGTTTCCTTTGCTATCAACAATTGGAATGGTCAATTGGTTCGATTTTATCCAACGGCTCGATGTCATTGTAGTTTTCACCTTACTGCTTACCGTGTTTTTTAAAGCAATCATCTATTTTTATTGTGCTGCTATCGGGATGGCCAATTTGTTTAAGTTAAACTTTAGGCTTGTGGTTTTTCCAACAGGAGTGATATTACTTGTATTATCAATGGTAATTGCTTCAAATTTTGTGGAGCATTCTGAAGAAGCCCGGTACTTCATACCATATTACCTGCACAGTACTTTTCTCATCAGCCTTCCGCTGTTAATGCTTTTGGTTGTGTTGGTTCGCAGCCGTTTGATGAATAAAACTAACTAG